The following are encoded in a window of Lactobacillus panisapium genomic DNA:
- a CDS encoding MFS transporter, giving the protein MTKRQILKAIGILSMNLLLMLGTAVTSAIAAIARSFSTEPISKVQLLGSIPQLGQIISTIFFAYLTFKMTRKNLGLMAILFVTIGGLIPAIYSSSLNLILACMVLVGFGTGTITNVVPVLLQENFTGEARATTMGWATGVTNVGMMIFTALGGILGNSNWRNLFWIYGLGLVVFALALFLIPQDQKLASTNQNESNDAKKMGFWSLLKHLSGYVYVLYLVNFMLSIAMMTFLSNQSIVLAGQNKGTAYVAMVTALGNIGGIITAAFLTYIRKLTRDDTIAWGFIAFALSFICIIFSSNVILHIIGNAFSGMGIVLVNATAPYEMSILTDQKQFPLAVSINTLIGSLAGMFVPVLLAAVKIAPGRDSFLAGIAVSVITALVLLLTRFGSRVKKRAEDNN; this is encoded by the coding sequence ATGACTAAAAGACAAATTTTAAAGGCAATAGGTATATTGAGTATGAACTTGCTGTTAATGTTGGGTACAGCTGTCACGTCAGCAATTGCAGCAATAGCAAGGTCATTTTCTACAGAACCCATTTCTAAAGTACAACTGTTAGGTTCAATACCGCAACTTGGTCAAATTATTTCTACAATATTTTTTGCATATTTAACTTTTAAAATGACCCGTAAAAATCTAGGTTTAATGGCGATTTTATTTGTAACAATTGGTGGCTTAATTCCGGCAATTTATAGTAGCAGTCTTAACTTGATTTTGGCCTGCATGGTCCTAGTTGGCTTTGGTACAGGGACTATTACTAATGTTGTACCAGTTTTATTGCAGGAGAATTTTACAGGAGAAGCACGTGCCACTACCATGGGGTGGGCTACCGGTGTTACGAATGTTGGCATGATGATCTTTACCGCATTGGGTGGCATTTTAGGTAACAGCAATTGGCGCAATCTGTTCTGGATTTATGGTTTAGGCTTGGTAGTTTTTGCTCTTGCATTGTTCTTAATTCCACAAGATCAAAAACTTGCCAGCACTAATCAGAATGAAAGTAATGATGCTAAAAAAATGGGCTTTTGGTCTTTATTAAAACATCTTAGTGGCTATGTTTATGTTTTGTATTTGGTTAATTTTATGCTTTCAATAGCAATGATGACTTTTTTATCCAATCAATCTATTGTTTTAGCAGGACAAAATAAGGGTACTGCTTATGTAGCAATGGTTACGGCGCTAGGTAATATTGGCGGTATCATCACTGCAGCATTTTTAACTTATATTAGAAAGCTTACTAGGGATGATACGATTGCCTGGGGTTTCATTGCATTCGCATTATCTTTCATCTGCATAATATTCTCATCTAACGTTATTTTGCATATTATCGGTAACGCCTTTTCAGGCATGGGAATCGTGTTAGTTAACGCAACTGCGCCATATGAAATGTCAATTTTAACTGATCAAAAACAATTTCCACTAGCAGTCTCTATTAACACCTTAATTGGTTCATTGGCAGGGATGTTTGTGCCAGTGTTACTGGCAGCTGTAAAAATAGCACCGGGCCGCGATTCTTTTTTAGCAGGAATAGCTGTTTCAGTAATTACAGCGTTAGTTTTATTACTGACTAGGTTCGGATCAAGAGTAAAAAAGAGGGCAGAAGATAATAATTGA
- a CDS encoding GH39 family glycosyl hydrolase has translation MLNFKINSNSKKSFSHYWEMCVGSSHAYTALRADYQEQLTKVHQDMGIKYVRFHGLFDDEMSVCVENFDFTGKSEGITYNFVNIDKIYDFLIRIGMKPFVELSFMPSCLASEKNKIFPYGGNNSMPKSDESWEKLIAKFIEHILERYGKDEVESWYFEVWNEPNLSRFFSGTKEDYFHLYEITVRTAKKIDEKLRFGGPATSYNSWIPDMIDFCQKNNLPLDFVSTHHYPTDDPLWESGMDIDEFFKKTNGVPQDYPRGILKVMTSKTRDEAKNYPLFYTEWSVSAMVGDSAHDTPYGAAMVAKTLADNDGLVEGYDYWAFSDIFEEESQKPGVFHGGFGMQTVDGIEKPVYRLFEIFHNLGNQRINVEDNNNATAEILAVQKENNLQIVAYNHNVPKEPIKTEQLEIDLDKTISGICEIERIDEDHANPKKLWQKMGEPTYVSQDQVKDLRVASQLKPESIKIQNGKINLELMPQSCALITIPDYFE, from the coding sequence ATGTTAAATTTTAAAATAAATTCAAATTCAAAAAAATCGTTTTCACATTATTGGGAAATGTGTGTTGGCAGTAGTCACGCTTATACTGCGTTAAGAGCAGATTACCAAGAACAATTAACCAAGGTACACCAAGATATGGGTATAAAATACGTCCGTTTTCACGGCTTATTTGACGATGAAATGAGTGTCTGCGTCGAAAACTTTGATTTTACAGGTAAGTCAGAAGGCATCACCTATAATTTCGTTAATATTGATAAAATTTATGATTTTTTAATCAGAATTGGGATGAAGCCATTTGTAGAATTAAGTTTTATGCCAAGCTGTTTAGCTTCTGAAAAAAATAAAATCTTTCCGTATGGTGGCAATAATTCGATGCCTAAATCTGATGAGTCATGGGAAAAGTTAATTGCCAAATTTATAGAGCATATCCTTGAGCGTTATGGTAAGGATGAGGTTGAATCATGGTACTTTGAAGTATGGAATGAGCCAAATTTATCCCGCTTTTTCTCAGGTACAAAAGAGGATTACTTCCACTTGTATGAAATAACAGTAAGAACGGCTAAGAAGATTGATGAAAAACTGCGCTTTGGCGGACCAGCCACATCTTACAATTCATGGATACCTGATATGATTGACTTTTGTCAGAAAAATAATTTGCCTCTGGACTTTGTTTCGACACATCATTATCCAACAGATGATCCTTTGTGGGAAAGTGGCATGGATATTGATGAATTTTTTAAAAAGACTAATGGCGTTCCACAAGATTATCCTCGAGGAATACTCAAAGTTATGACTTCTAAGACAAGAGATGAAGCCAAAAACTACCCACTATTTTACACAGAGTGGAGTGTTTCAGCGATGGTTGGCGATTCCGCTCATGATACTCCTTATGGAGCAGCGATGGTGGCTAAAACTTTAGCTGACAATGATGGACTAGTTGAAGGATATGATTATTGGGCATTTTCAGATATCTTTGAAGAAGAATCTCAAAAGCCGGGAGTATTTCATGGTGGTTTCGGCATGCAAACAGTTGATGGAATCGAAAAGCCGGTTTATAGGTTGTTTGAAATATTCCACAATCTCGGTAATCAAAGAATAAATGTTGAAGATAATAATAATGCTACTGCTGAAATCTTAGCTGTCCAAAAGGAAAATAACTTACAAATCGTGGCGTATAACCATAATGTACCAAAAGAACCAATTAAAACAGAACAATTGGAAATAGATCTAGATAAAACGATAAGTGGTATATGTGAAATAGAAAGAATTGATGAAGATCATGCTAATCCTAAGAAATTGTGGCAGAAAATGGGAGAACCAACTTATGTTAGTCAAGACCAAGTTAAAGATTTGCGTGTCGCTTCGCAGCTAAAACCTGAAAGTATAAAAATACAAAATGGCAAGATTAACCTAGAACTAATGCCACAATCATGCGCATTGATTACTATTCCTGATTATTTTGAATA